One Paraclostridium sordellii genomic window, ACATATAGATAATTTTGAAGAATACTATAATAGATACATGTGTAGAGATGCTTCAAAATCTCAAATAGCAAAAGAGTTAAATATATCCAGACCTACATTGGACAGAATTATATATGAATATAAAAAAGCAAATGATTAGATCATATGCTCTTTTACTATATAGAAATAAAATATTATTTATCTTTAATTTTTTCTAAATTAGCTTTAGTTTTATAATTTAAATTACTTTATTTTTAGATTTTAATCAAAAAAGTATGCAATTTAAATAAATTGCATACTTTTGGAAGATTATTAATAAAAAGTTAAATATGGAATAAAAACTCCGTATATTTATATTATCAAAATTTCACTTAGAAAATCAATAATAGCGTAAATTTTGTATAATAGAAATATTCAATATAATTCATTTAAAATTAAAATAATTAATTATTTTAATTTTTGATATTATTAATATAGAAACCTTTATTCCTATATCTCGAACTGTAGAGTATAAATTCAGTAGTTGCTAGACCTATTAACTAGCATAAGGAGTGATTTGCATGGTTTCACTCCTTTTTATTTTTAAATGTTTCAATAAAGTGGAGGGAATGTTATGAGTTCAGGCTTAACATATGATGAAAAAATGAATTTTAAAAAAATGGGTATATTAGCTCAGAAACAAAATGGTTATTATACAATCAGATTTTTAAGCAAGGTTGGATACTTTGAAGCAGATGAAATAGTAGCATTAAGTAATATAGCAAAAAAATATGGTAATGGAGAAGTGAGTTTAACTAGTAGATTAACTGTTGAGATTCCCTATATAGAAGAAAAAAATATAGAAAAAGTATTAACTTATGCAAAAGAAAATGAATTAAGAATTGGTGGAGCTGGAAAAACTGTTAGAGCAGTAATAGCATGCAAAGGAAATGTATGTATACATGGACTTATAGATACAAGAAAGCTTGGCAATGAAATTGAAGATAAATTTTTTGGAAAGAAACTTATTGGTAAGTTTAAAATTGGAGTTTTTGGATGCATAAATAGTTATGGAAAAGCACAAAGTAATGATTTATCAATAATGCCAACTAGAAATTTAGAAAATTCAAATATAGAATATTTAATATTTCTAGGTGGAAGACTTGGAAGGAATACAAGGCTTGCAAAACCTATGGAAAGAATATTTAAAAGAGACGAACTTATGAATATTATAGAATCAACAATTGAATACTATGATAAAAATGCAAATAAAAATGAAAGGTTCTCAGAGCTTATAGAAAGAGTTTCTTTAAAAGAGGCAGAGAATTCTATAAATAAAATATTTGATAGTAAATAACTTTTATTTTTAGAGTTAAAAGCTAATAAATAAATATAGCTTTTATTCATAAATTCAGTAAAGCCTAATAAGCCTTAGAATATTTTATATTTAGAGGCTTATTTTATTGAAAGAATCACTTAAATTTTGATATTTTAAGTTTAAATCGAATATCGATTTTTTTCACATAACTAAAATTGCAACATAAAAAACATCTAGATTTTATCTAGATGTTTTTTATGTTGCAATTTTTATTTATCCTATTCTGAAAGTATTATAACTGTACATTTAGATTTCTTCACTACATGTAAAGTTACAGATCCTATCGAATCAATAAAATTCTTTTTAGTAGATTTAGTCATTATTATTGTATCAAATTTACCATTTATTGATTTAGAAATTA contains:
- a CDS encoding nitrite reductase — translated: MSSGLTYDEKMNFKKMGILAQKQNGYYTIRFLSKVGYFEADEIVALSNIAKKYGNGEVSLTSRLTVEIPYIEEKNIEKVLTYAKENELRIGGAGKTVRAVIACKGNVCIHGLIDTRKLGNEIEDKFFGKKLIGKFKIGVFGCINSYGKAQSNDLSIMPTRNLENSNIEYLIFLGGRLGRNTRLAKPMERIFKRDELMNIIESTIEYYDKNANKNERFSELIERVSLKEAENSINKIFDSK